The Verrucomicrobiota bacterium genome has a segment encoding these proteins:
- a CDS encoding DUF1501 domain-containing protein: MNFGVSSLLSMPRREALWRLACGFGSLALAGMLSPRAHAYTNPLAPKAPMIRPRARRVIFLFMQGGPSQVDTFDYKPRLDRDDGKQLPFDDARTLANTGHRGTDQRVLKSPWSFARHGASGHWVSELFPQVARHIDDLCFIHSLHTEGVAHGPATLFLHCGSTNFIRPSMGAWVSYGLGTENENLPGFVSIAPPLGNGGARNWGHAFLPPVFQGTAVGVAGQPAGAQTIRNLSGASTHAASRRQFDLIQALNAGQTRAHPGDAEFEAVINAYELAWRMQMNAPGVLDFAGESHSTLALYGIGEKDTDDFGRQCLMARRLCESGVRFVQVNYGDNTANPRWDQHSNLAKHADHARAVDKPIAGLLADLKSRGLLEDTLVWWGGEFGRTPYAEKNGTGRDHNPGGFTVWLAGGGVKPGFALGATDDFGHYAVQNKVHMHDLHATVLHLLGLDHERLTYTFDGRPFRLTDVHGHVVREILA; this comes from the coding sequence ATGAATTTCGGTGTGAGCTCGTTGCTTTCCATGCCCCGCCGCGAAGCGCTTTGGCGCCTGGCCTGCGGTTTTGGCTCACTGGCGCTGGCCGGAATGCTCAGCCCCCGCGCCCATGCCTACACGAATCCACTCGCTCCGAAAGCGCCGATGATTCGTCCGCGGGCTCGTCGCGTCATCTTCCTGTTCATGCAGGGAGGACCGAGCCAGGTGGACACTTTTGATTACAAGCCACGCCTGGACCGCGATGACGGGAAGCAACTCCCCTTCGACGACGCCCGTACCCTGGCCAACACGGGCCATCGGGGCACGGACCAACGCGTGCTGAAGTCACCGTGGTCATTCGCCCGCCACGGTGCGAGCGGACATTGGGTCAGCGAACTGTTTCCGCAGGTTGCGCGGCATATCGACGACCTCTGCTTCATCCACTCGCTTCACACCGAAGGCGTGGCCCACGGACCCGCCACGCTTTTTCTCCATTGCGGTTCGACCAACTTTATCCGACCGAGCATGGGCGCCTGGGTGAGTTACGGCTTGGGAACGGAGAACGAGAATTTGCCCGGCTTTGTCTCCATCGCCCCCCCGTTGGGAAATGGCGGCGCTCGCAATTGGGGCCACGCCTTCCTGCCTCCTGTTTTCCAAGGCACTGCCGTCGGCGTGGCCGGTCAACCGGCCGGGGCACAAACGATTCGCAACCTCTCCGGCGCTTCCACCCATGCCGCGAGCCGCCGCCAGTTCGACCTGATCCAAGCCTTGAACGCCGGCCAGACTCGGGCGCACCCCGGCGACGCGGAGTTTGAGGCTGTGATCAACGCCTACGAACTGGCCTGGCGCATGCAGATGAACGCGCCCGGCGTGCTGGACTTCGCGGGTGAATCGCACTCCACGCTCGCTCTCTACGGCATTGGCGAGAAGGATACCGACGATTTCGGGCGCCAATGCCTCATGGCTCGCCGCTTGTGCGAGTCTGGCGTGCGCTTCGTCCAGGTGAATTACGGCGACAACACTGCGAACCCCCGTTGGGACCAGCATTCCAATTTGGCCAAACACGCAGATCATGCCCGCGCCGTGGACAAGCCAATTGCGGGACTCCTGGCGGATCTCAAGTCGCGCGGCCTGCTCGAAGACACCCTTGTCTGGTGGGGCGGCGAATTTGGGCGTACCCCATACGCGGAGAAAAACGGCACCGGACGCGACCACAACCCCGGCGGTTTCACCGTTTGGCTGGCGGGAGGCGGGGTGAAGCCCGGTTTCGCGCTCGGCGCCACGGACGACTTCGGCCATTACGCCGTGCAGAACAAAGTGCATATGCACGATCTCCACGCGACCGTTCTGCACCTGCTCGGACTAGACCACGAACGCCTGACTTACACGTTCGACGGTCGCCCTTTCCGGCTCACGGATGTGCATGGACACGTGGTGAGGGAAATCTTGGCTTGA